A single window of Macaca mulatta isolate MMU2019108-1 chromosome 9, T2T-MMU8v2.0, whole genome shotgun sequence DNA harbors:
- the NANOS1 gene encoding nanos homolog 1, with protein MEAFPWAPRSPRRGRAPPPMALVPSARYVSAPGPAHPQPFSSWNDYLGLATLITKAVDGEPRFGCARGGNGGSGSPPSSSSCCSPHAGTGPGALGPALGPPDYYEDDDDDDSDEPGSRGRYLGGALELRALELCAGPAEAGLLEERFAELSPFAGRAAAVLLGCAPAAAATTSEATPREERAPAWAAEPRLHAASGAAAARLLKPELQVCVFCRNNKEAMALYTTHILKGPDGRVLCPVLRRYTCPLCGASGDNAHTIKYCPLSKVPPPPARPPPRSARDGPPGKKLR; from the coding sequence ATGGAGGCTTTCCCCTGGGCGCCCCGCTCGCCCCGCCGCGGCCGCGCCCCCCCGCCCATGGCGCTCGTGCCCAGCGCCCGCTACGTGAGCGCCCCGGGCCCGGCGCACCCGCAGCCCTTCAGCTCCTGGAACGACTACCTGGGGCTCGCCACGCTCATCACCAAAGCGGTGGACGGCGAGCCGCGCTTCGGTTGCGCCCGCGGTGGGAACGGCGGCAGCGGCTCCCCGCCCTCCTCCTCGTCCTGCTGCTCCCCCCACGCGGGGACTGGGCCTGGGGCGCTGGGGCCGGCGCTGGGGCCGCCCGACTACTACGAggacgacgacgacgacgacagCGACGAGCCGGGGTCCCGGGGCCGCTACCTGGGGGGCGCGCTGGAGCTGCGAGCGCTGGAGCTGTGCGCGGGCCCCGCCGAGGCCGGGCTGCTGGAGGAGCGCTTCGCCGAGCTGAGCCCGTTCGCAGGTCGTGCCGCCGCCGTGCTGCTGGGCTGCGCGCCTGCCGCGGCCGCCACTACTAGCGAGGCGACGCCGCGCGAGGAGCGGGCCCCGGCATGGGCGGCCGAGCCCCGGCTGCACGCGGCCTCCGGGGCGGCGGCCGCCCGGCTGCTGAAGCCGGAGCTGCAGGTGTGCGTATTCTGCCGCAACAACAAGGAGGCGATGGCGCTCTACACCACCCATATCCTCAAGGGCCCCGACGGGCGAGTGCTGTGCCCAGTGCTGCGCCGCTACACGTGTCCCCTGTGCGGCGCCAGCGGCGACAACGCGCACACCATCAAGTACTGCCCGCTCTCCAAAGtgccgccgccgcccgcccgcccgccgcccCGCAGCGCCAGGGACGGCCCGCCTGGCAAGAAGCTGCGCTGA